The genomic segment GAAGGTTCGATAGAAGGCTCAACCGAAGGTTCGGTTGAAGGTGCAACTGAAGGTGAATGGGAAATATTACCTATCCATTCCGCTGACCAGGATAGCGATGGAAAAATCAGTTTAAGAGAACTACTCCGTATTATCCAATTCTTTAACGCAGGAGGATTCCATTGTGAAGAAGGAACAGAAGACGGTTATGCTCCCTATTTTGATGGTGATAAAACATGTAGACCCCATGCTTCCGATTACAATCCAAGAGATTGGAAGATTTCTCTACCAGAACTACTTCGGCTAATACAGTTCTTCAATACCGGAAGTTATCACCGTTGTGATGAAGGAACTGAAGACGGATATTGCCCCGGCCCAGCATAAACTCAAAGATAAAAATAAAAGATATTTTAAGAGGGCAAGTTTTGATTAACTTGCCCTCTTTTTTCATCTCTATAAAATATTTTAAGTTTCGAAGATTTGACATGTAGAAAGCATACAATAAAGATAATGGAAGTAGCCAAAATACCCGCAGAGAAAGGAAGTACTTGTTTAAGGCATACCATGTTTATTCTGAAAATCCAAGGGAATAGGTCCTAAGATGTATCTGTGAATGTTAAACCTGAAATCATAAATAGCACCGAGGGGAGGTTGTGTTTTAGAGAAAACACAGATTGATTACGGTACGTTGTTAATGTTGGCTAAGAGCTGTTTTAGTTAAAGATATCTGCACCTTGGACAAGCAGGAAGTTACAGATTGAATATAACACAGTAAATAGGATATATCGGATTCTACACGATGGGATATCATGGAATCTGGGCAGTTAAGCAGATAGGAGGAGGGGTATAAAAGTTTTCAGGCGAGGTAGAATAGGTGGAAGATTAGAACAAAAGATACTGGTATTTAGACACATTAAACGAGAAGATAAGGCAAGGGTTAAGGTGATATCTGATATGAATCTTACTGATTGCCTTATCTGTTCTACTTATTTCATAATGCCCAACACATATAAAAAAGAACAATTAAAATCTCTGTACTCCAACTTTCCGAAGTATTTCAATCACGAAAAAGAGTGGGCCGATAAGTAATTGAATTAAGTTATCCGTAAAAGCAGGCTTTTTCTTCTCAAATACTGTATGACCTATAAACTGTAAAATCCATCCCCCAACAAATAAAACGAGGAAAACCATTAGATTTACTCTCCACTCAACTTTTTGGAATAAAAAGGTTAAAGCAAACAATGGAGATATAAGCAAAGCCATAATAAAGGATATTGTTTTGTCAAGTATAAAATAATAGAAAAATACACAAACTAAAAATATAGTAGCCCCATTTATATATACCGGGAAACCAGGATATTTCAGCCATGACAAGAATAACAGGAGGGAGAAAATAATAATTGGAATACCAAAATAATGGGTAAGTTTATTATAAGGATTTTTATGATAACCTGCATAAATATCAATTTGTTCTTTAAGTGTCTTCATAAACAATAATCCTCCTCACTAAAACAAAACAAAAAGAGCCTTACTGTTTATTTCTTATTTTTCAAGGGAGGCTTAATATTTTATCTGCTTGCCTTTTTAATTTATTGCAAACATTTTCAGGTGTGTCCATCATAGTAAGCACTTCTAATTCAGCACTTTCTACCATATCACGAATTTGTTGCCAACCGGACAAATTAGGTTCAGGTCGAGCAAATTTCAAGCATTCATAGGGAATACGTGCAAATGGTTTATTACGCCAGAAATTTTGTAAAAGGGGATTACGTTCTGCTGATTTTCGAATTGGCACATATCCTGTCTCTATTGCCCATTGGACTACATTTTCTGTTGATGTCATAAAGCGAACAAATTGCCATGCCCTTCTTTGATGTTCAGGCGTTGTATTAAATATGGTTATATTTGGACCAAATAACACAGTTACGAGAGGCACATTCCTATCATGAGGTAGAGGGGCAATTCCCCAATTAAAAGATTTTTCTTTTTCTAACATTTCAAGGGATATTCTAACAGAACTGGAACGAATCATAAAGGCTATATCGCCTTTGGCAAATGAGACCTGGTCATCGAATGTTCCCGGTGTAATAACAAAGGCAAGGTTTTCTTTCACAAGTTGGCGTAAAAATGAGAAAACACGTAGTGTCTCAGGGGAATTAAAAAGCGTTTTCCTCCCCTGAACAATATCTCCACCAAAACTATATATCATTGCATCAATTGTAGAACAATCAATAGATATAGCGTAGCCTGCCTTCCCTGTTTGTGATTTGACAATTTTTAAAAAGTTATAAAAATCATCCCACGTCTGCGGTGGAGAGTTAATTCCTGATTGCTTCAACACATCAATATTGTAATATAAAACAAGAACACTTTTCGCTAATGGGAAAGAATAAAGTTTGTTTCCGAAATCAGGGTAACGATTTGCTTCTATTACCGCTGGAAAGAAATCAGCCAGTTCATTTGCAGGAAGACCTATTTCAGGGTCATTTATAAATTCATCAATCGATACAACTGCTCCTGTTGGAATATACTCACTTGTCATACTTTCATACGAAACAGCCAAATCCGGCAGTTTACGAGCTTGAATACTGGCTGATACTTTTCGAAATATTTCTGAGTATCCTCCTGCTCGCTCTACTTTTATTGGCAACTCTGGAAACCCAGTATTAAATTCATTTGCTTTATTCTTGATAAACATGGCACTCTCTGCTGTCTGTCTATCCCAAAATACAACATGCTCTTGATTAATAGGTACAAAGTGATTACCAACCTGGGTACATGAAGAGAATATACATAAAGCAAGTGGAATAAAAATAATATCTCTTATTGTATTTGGGTCTTTCATCTCTAACCTTTTAATCCTACCCGTATCGATTCTTGAAAAAAATATCTCTGTGCTATAAGGTAAATAATTATTGTAGGCAGTGCTACTAAAGTGGAAGCTGTCATCAGAAGGTTAACACGAACACCTGCATCTCCAGAGAAAACAGTCAAGCCAACTTGCACTACACGTTTTGTTTCATCAGCGGTAACAATAAGGGGCCATAATAAAGAATTATAACTATTTAAAAAAGAAAAGAGAGCTACCGTAATTAAGGCAGGCTTAACAAAGGGTATTGCAAGATGAATTAAAAACGAAATATGACTACAACCATCAATCTGTGCAGATTCATAATAATCATTCGGTATCGTCATAAAGGCTTGACG from the Candidatus Hydrogenedens sp. genome contains:
- a CDS encoding ABC transporter substrate-binding protein, yielding MKDPNTIRDIIFIPLALCIFSSCTQVGNHFVPINQEHVVFWDRQTAESAMFIKNKANEFNTGFPELPIKVERAGGYSEIFRKVSASIQARKLPDLAVSYESMTSEYIPTGAVVSIDEFINDPEIGLPANELADFFPAVIEANRYPDFGNKLYSFPLAKSVLVLYYNIDVLKQSGINSPPQTWDDFYNFLKIVKSQTGKAGYAISIDCSTIDAMIYSFGGDIVQGRKTLFNSPETLRVFSFLRQLVKENLAFVITPGTFDDQVSFAKGDIAFMIRSSSVRISLEMLEKEKSFNWGIAPLPHDRNVPLVTVLFGPNITIFNTTPEHQRRAWQFVRFMTSTENVVQWAIETGYVPIRKSAERNPLLQNFWRNKPFARIPYECLKFARPEPNLSGWQQIRDMVESAELEVLTMMDTPENVCNKLKRQADKILSLP
- a CDS encoding DUF962 domain-containing protein, which gives rise to MKTLKEQIDIYAGYHKNPYNKLTHYFGIPIIIFSLLLFLSWLKYPGFPVYINGATIFLVCVFFYYFILDKTISFIMALLISPLFALTFLFQKVEWRVNLMVFLVLFVGGWILQFIGHTVFEKKKPAFTDNLIQLLIGPLFFVIEILRKVGVQRF